TTGGCACTGAGCAGAGAAGaccaggcttgatcccaccactttgatcatgacctgagccaaaaccaagagtcggatgctccactgactgagccacccaggcgcccccccaaTGGCCTATTTCATTCAGCCTGTATCTCCTGAGGCTTTTGTGCTTGGCATAAAGCCAGGAGCCAGGCTTGGGAAGAGATAGAAGCAGGTGGTTCTGGGATTCCAAAAGGGCCCTGCTTGCCTCTGGCTTGAAGAGAGGCATCAGAAAAGGCTTTGTGAAATTACTTTTCTAGCTGGCCTTGGAGGACAGGCAGAGGTGGGCTAGGGAGAGGACTCTGACCAGAGAAGCTGGGAAGTGAGGGGCAATTTTAGCCACTGGACATGTTGTGGACTCACGTCAGGGGAGAATTGTGGTACAGAAGAGTGCCTGGAGGTTTGATCAGGGGACTGGCACAGTCAGCCGCTGTCCTGGAAGATTTGTTTGGCAGCGTAATGAAGGCATAAAGAACTTagatgggggcagcctgggtggctcagcggtttagcgctgccttcagcccaaggcgtgatcctggagacccgggatcgagtcccacgttgggctccctgcatggagcctgcttctccctctgcctgtgtctctgcctctctctctctctgtgtctctcatgagtaaataaaatattttaaaaaaagaaaagaaaaaaaaaagaacttaggtGGGTTGggaggagctggaggcagagaggcCCTGCAGGCTTTGCCACCTGTGAAGGGAACAGGGAAGGAGGACTGGGGACTACCACCAGGAACGTAAGTGGTGGCACTAGATATTGCAGATCGTGCGATGAAGAAAAGCTGACAGTGATGGAGGCTTCAGTCTGGGTCCCTGGCAGAATGGCCATACCATGCAAATAAGCGaagtgaaaggaagaggaggaagtgcTTTATGccagcctgcctctctgcctctcaatgcAGGACTTGGCCTGGATGATGACCTTCTATGCTCGCATCTTCCTCACTTACGTGCCGTTTTTGGGACTGAAAGGCGTCCTGGGCCTTTTCTTCATGGTCAGGTAGTATTTGACAGGGCAGGAGGGATGGCGAAGAAAAGCAGGTGTTTGGGAGTCACGAGTCTGGTCTGGGGGCTGTGCTGGGGATTTCGGCAGCAGGGGATGTTTCAGCTGTTAGCTTAGGAAGATGGCCAGGCTAGAGAGCTCTTATCTGTACTGTTTTTGTCTGTGCGCCATATCCACCAGGTTCCTGGAAAGCATCTGGTTTGTATGGGTAACACAGATGAACCATATCCCCATGCACATTGATTACGACCGGAATATGGACTGGGTCTCCACCCAGGTAAGGGACGGTCACCTGGAAGACCTAGGGATAATAAAAATGGTGGGTGGGCACAGGGGCAGACTAAGGGGCAAGGGCAGTAACATAAAAGCCCCCAAACAGCACCACCTTATTAGCCTGAAGCTTCTCCTGCTACCTACCCTGTGGAGAAGGGAGTGACCAGGGACAGTCCCACACCCGTCCTCTTAGCCAGCTTGGCCTTTCCATCCGGCACCCAGACGCATCCCCTCCCCGGCCTTCTTCCTCCAGCTCCGGGCAACATGCAACGTCCACAGGTCTGCCTTCAACGACTGGTTCAGTGGACATCTCAACTTCCAGATTGAGCACCAGTGAGTAGGGGGACctgagaagcagggtccttgggAGGGTCCCTGTGGGGCAAGCAGGGATGTGGAAACCGGAGTAGGAGCCTGACTGTCCCATTCTCCTTGAAGTCTTTTCCCCACAATGCCTCGACACAATTACCATAAAGTGGCTCCCCTGGTGCAGTCCCTGTGTGCCAAGCATGGCATAGAGTACcagtccaagcccctgctctcaGCCTTCGCCGACATTATCTAGTGAGTACCTGAGCCTGGGAAGATGGCTGGGGGGGCCAGGGGGGCAAGCCATGGGGTTGGTGATGTGTGGGGTGGGAGCAAAAGGCAGGTTTCCCAATCCTCTGGAATGGAGGCCACCAAGACAGGCAGGTGCTGTATTGGTCTTGCGGTTGTGGCCCAACCTATTTCTCAGAagcaaaggggagaaagagggcCATATGCCATGGAGATCGGTCTCCATTCCTCTCTGAGAGCCTCACTACTCCATGTCTGTAGGGTGGTTTGGCTTTTGGGCTTGGCTATGCTCTCTCACTTCCTGCTCCTATCTTGCCCCCACAGCTCACTGAAGGAGTCTGGGCAGCTCTGGCTAGATGCCTATCTTCACCAGTAAcaacagcccccacccccatctgtaAGAGATGCCTATCTTCACCTATAACAccagcctgaaaaaaaataataataaaaaaaataaaaacaaacaaacaaaaaaaccaaaaacaaacaaaacaaaacaaaacaaaacacaccagcCTGTCTGGAAGAGGCGTTTCGGGCACCAAAACAGAGGGTAGTTTGAAGGACAATGCCACTGCAATTCTAATActcagaggtgggggtgggtttGAGGAGGTAATAGCTCAACTCAAACCCTTCCCCTTTATCTTCTAGGCACAGATCTAAGACCCAAGGGGCTAGGGGGACACACAGCCCCCTAGAGGGGGAGGGATGGAACTACTGGGGCAGAGATGTGCGAgtttagtttcctttttctaGTTTGGCAGATGCAGATGGTTggtgaggaaagggaggggaTCTACCCAGCCCAAAAATCAGTAAGAGATTTAGCATTAAAATTCCAGCCAGGAAAGGGGTGAGCCCATCTCACTGGTGTGCTTCTCAGTGCCTTCTACACCCTCCACTATCTGAGGAGATAAGAGTGGCTGAACCTTCTGAGTAAGATTTCTATCCTCTTTGAAGCCTGGCATAGTACactgcctgggaggctcagctcaCTCTAGGGCTAGGTGGGACCTAGGTCTGCCTCTAGCTCCTGGAGAAGCAATTTTCCCACTTCTAGTAGCAGTTAGAGTAAAGCCAGGATTGCAGTGCTAGAGACCTCTGACTTTGAAGGATCTTGGCACTACCGATTTTGAACTTATGTTCCATCCAGGGCACCGAGAGAGCATTTAGGTCCTAGGTCTTGCAAAAATAGCAAGAAGAGTGCCTGGCTTTGGGTCACCTCTTGTAAGCACCACCCAAGGAATAAGACATTCGTAGGATGAGGAGTCCACTTCTTGATCCATAAGTGAACAGATGGGCTAACTTCATCTCTTCcctagaaaaaaaagggggttcCCAGTGGTTTCCCTTTGTCATCTTCCCTGTACTTCCAAGTTTAACAAAGTAGTTAGTTGGCACAAGTGACCATGTTGGGAGACCCTGAATTACCAGTcatgaggaaaacaaatttaattccTAAAGGCTATAGGGGTTGTTAAGAGATTTTCTACAACCTAAATTATTTTAGGTATTACTTCTGAGTAGGAACAGTGAATTAAATATAATCACTTCACAGTTCTAAACCAGAGATaggaagataaaaacagaagtttGTGAACTATCAACTCTGTTCAAGCATCTTCTCGGCTGGACACCAGGTAGGAATTTagaataatctctttaaaaagccTATCAGTCTAGTactgaaatacagtttttaaaaaaatttccagggTTTTAAGCCCTCCCATGCAGGTGAGGGAGCTATTTCCCTGTTCATCAGCATCTACTGTAAGAATATTGAGCATTTTGGATACAGAGAGGAGAAAACTCAAACCTAGAAGGCAAAAAAGAGAGCCGTAGAAGAGTCCATATTTAGTTTTAGGAGAGAATAAAGGTCCTCTGAAAACAAGTTGTGATGGGGTCAGAGGTACCACCCGTGGAAAGGCTGTTGGGATAACTTACAGATTTGTCAGAACAAAGATTAAAGGGATGACAACAGGGGCAGGACCGGTTACGAAAGAGTTCAGATCTCCATTTGGGCAGAACATGGTTTGAAACAAATTAGGAGTGGAATTGGAAAGTTCTATTTTCATTGGCTTCCTCACCCCGGAACAGGTGCTGACCTGCCCCAACCCCTATCCCCCGCTACCTAAGGTTTAGGGGTCACCAGCCTGTAAAGCCAGTAAGGCTCACTGAGCCAAGTCCAGGCCCTCAAAGGACTTTAATCACTGTGGCCTTCTCTCCTTCACCTAGACCAGAGTGGTCTCACATGGCCACAGAGGGATGCACCAATGATGTAAAAGGCTGAGACTGTTTTAACAGTCAGGGCAGTGATCTCAAATCCAGGCCGTTATGTGAGAAAACAGGCTTACGGAGGACAGGTCACAGAGTGTGGCAAAGCTTACATTTCAACCCAGTGTTGTAGAATTCCAACCTACATGTCTATCTTTGTTACTTTCGTCTTCGCGCCCCTTtaccaaaagcattttctttaattatGCCCTACATCTGTATCCTTTCTGGGTGTGCCAGTTTTGTTACCACATCCAGATGAggtaaagctgaaaaataaagttaattttgaCCAAATGAAGGctattcacttgttttttttttttttgtttttttttttaaggctattcACTCGTAATCCATGATGTTCTTGTGCACATGTCaacgcccacccccacccccccgcactCTAAGTTACTACCTACCTCTATGGCTGGAACTTTCTGATCAGGAGTTCCCAGACTCTCCCCTTTGCACAAGGCCTTTGGGCAGAGGAATAACAGGACTGTCCAAAAGAACACCAAGGCACAGGGAGACTATGgcaaggaaaaggaaagccaGCCCCTTCTTGTGACCCCTAGAAAGCCAGATGGTATCTCCCACTACCATGAGGCAATACCCTCACCCTTTTGACCTTGTTTCTAGCCTCAGTACAAGTATTCCCCTAAAAGTCTCCTTTTTGCTTGAACCTTTGCAGGTTCAACGCTTCAGAGACGGACTGCAAAGCAATGCCTTTTAAACCTTGATCCAACTAGAACAGCTCCCTTTGAGCAGGAACATTAAAATGAGCTAGGAAAAAATTTGCGGAAGTGGTTTTCCCCTGCAGTGTGCAGTGGTTAATAAACTTCTAGGAAAGACCAGACAACTTAGCATGAAAAGACCAGAGGAAAACCACTCTACACATCCGACTCCCACAGGGTATAAGCCCTTAACTAGAGCCACAACACTGAGGCCATCACTCCCTAAGACCTCTTTCCACTTCTGGGCCCTGCTGTCATCATTACCACAGGCTTAGAAATACTACTTGGCGCTCTCAAAAGTTATGTGGCTCGGTCCAGTTGGAGAAATCCGTTTCATTGAACTGCTGGGTATAGCAGTGAACAGAACCAAGATCCCTGCCCTCAGAATAGAACTTTGTCTACACCAGTGGTTGTCCCCTAATTATAAGAGCGATGCTGGGGAGACTGTCCCACTCTTGCTTCAACCAGAGCAGCTCTTATATCCTGAGATTCCACGTaagatttcacttaaaatacagattgctcccttagaaattttaaaacccaCCAGCTTCAGTCTTTTACCCACTTAATCTGTTAGAACACTGGCAGCTTAAACTTCGAGATGGCTTCAGGGTCTCTGTTAACCTCAAACGGCAGTGACAGGAATGCTAAGaaatcagactccccacaagtTTCACCAGgataaaagaacttttaaaacattccaTCTCTATGGGAAACAGCAACCTGGATTTGATGTCACAAAAGGAACACACAAGTGACTTGTGAAGTGTAATTTTTTTCACGATTTATAAATTCGTGAGGTAAATGCTTGAATGAAGTAGATCAAAATTGTGAAGCTTTCCTCAAAGTAGCTTCTTTATCTCACCCAGTGGGTTGGAAACTAGAAACccattcaatttattaaaaattcttttctagtAAGTTAAACCAGGCAGGCATCCTCCTCCAAATGGCCTAAAGCACGGCCACAGCGGCTTTGGCCAGTCTATGGAGTGTGGCTCCATCTTGTGGCCACTCTCAAACCTCTTGTAACTACGATCCCAGGGTGTTCTCTTCAGCGTGGAAAGAACATTACATATGGCCTGAATGAAGCCTGGAGGCACTTGGGATGTTTTCAGATGTTCTCAGAGAATACGACATGCTGGTTacttttacagttttattgaCTCTTTTCTcatacctttaaaacaaaacagcacaTGAAAACAGCATCTTAATCTCAAAGTCTCAACTGCCAAGGCAGCTGGAAGGGGCCACAGGAAGGGATGGCAGGGGGGCAACACCATGCCAGAGGCTGTCCCTTAGGCGCTGACCCCCCCTTGTGCTGCTCAcatctccctcctgcctccattTCCTTCCCAGTTGGGCCCCCAGCCTTGCTGCCTCTCTACTTCCAGtggtatattttctattttgttatccAGCGGAAGAAGTGGGTGGTGAGTATCCACAGCCCCGGAGATGCACATCCTTTGTCTTCAGAACTTTGAGGGGAATGGGGGTTCTCCAGAGGAAAGCCCACTGAGATCTACTCCAGGCCTAATTTAGAGCAAAGTTAATAGAACTTGAGTATAGACCTTCCTTGTCTCTAGATGGGATGATCTGGATTTACCAGACAGCCTGACCCCAAtgccatatttcattttttaaaagattttcaaaaattcatacattttgagagagtgcacacgaGAGGGAGATTCACTTAGACTTGGCACTGAGCAGAGAAGaccaggcttgatcccaccactttgatcatgacctgagccaaaaccaagagtcggatgctccactgactgagccacccaggcgcccccccaaTGGCCTATTTCATTCAGCCTGTATCTCCTGAGGCTTTTGTGCTTGGCATAAAGCCAGGAGCCAGGCTTGGGAAGAGATAGAAGCAGGTGGTTCTGGGATTCCAAAAGGGCCCTGCTTGCCTCTGGCTTGAAGAGAGGCATCAGAAAAGGCTTTGTGAAATTACTTTTCTAGCTGGCCTTGGAGGACAGGCAGAGGTGGGCTAGGGAGAGGACTCTGACCAGAGAAGCTGGGAAGTGAGGGGCAATTTTAGCCACTGGACATGTTGTGGACTCACGTCAGGGGAGAATTGTGGTACAGAAGAGTGCCTGGAGGTTTGATCAGGGGACTGGCACAGTCAGCCGCTGTCCTGGAAGATTTGTTTGGCAGCGTAATGAAGGCATAAAGAACTTagatgggggcagcctgggtggctcagcggtttagcgctgccttcagcccaaggcgtgatcctggagacccgggatcgagtcccacgttgggctccctgcatggagcctgcttctccctctgcctgtgtctctgcctctctctctctctgtgtctctcatgagtaaataaaatatttaaaaaaagaaaagaaaaaaaaaagaacttaggtGGGTTGggaggagctggaggcagagaggcCCTGCAGGCTTTGCCACCTGTGAAGGGAACAGGGAAGGAGGACTGGGGACTACCACCAGGAACGTAAGTGGTGGCACTAGATATTGCAGATCGTGCGATGAAGAAAAGCTGACAGTGATGGAGGCTTCAGTCTGGGTCCCTGGCAGAATGGCCATACCATGCAAATAAGCGaagtgaaaggaagaggaggaagtgcTTTATGccagcctgcctctctgcctctcaatgcAGGACTTGGCCTGGATGATGACCTTCTATGCTCGCATCTTCCTCACTTACGTGCCGTTTTTGGGACTGAAAGGCGTCCTGGGCCTTTTCTTCATGGTCAGGTAGTATTTGACAGGGCAGGAGGGATGGCGAAGAAAAGCAGGTGTTTGGGAGTCACGAGTCTGGTCTGGGGGCTGTGCTGGGGATTTCGGCAGCAGGGGATGTTTCAGCTGTTAGCTTAGGAAGATGGCCAGGCTAGAGAGCTCTTATCTGTACTGTTTTTGTCTGTGCGCCATATCCACCAGGTTCCTGGAAAGCATCTGGTTTGTATGGGTAACACAGATGAACCATATCCCCATGCACATTGATTACGACCGGAATATGGACTGGGTCTCCACCCAGGTAAGGGACGGTCACCTGGAAGACCTAGGGATAATAAAAATGGTGGGTGGGCACAGGGGCAGACTAAGGGGCAAGGGCAGTAACATAAAAGCCCCCAAACAGCACCACCTTATTAGCCTGAAGCTTCTCCTGCTACCTACCCTGTGGAGAAGGGAGTGACCAGGGACAGTCCCACACCCGTCCTCTTAGCCAGCTTGGCCTTTCCATCCGGCACCCAGACGCATCCCCTCCCCGGCCTTCTTCCTCCAGCTCCGGGCAACATGCAACGTCCACAGGTCTGCCTTCAACGACTGGTTCAGTGGACATCTCAACTTCCAGATTGAGCACCAGTGAGTAGGGGGACctgagaagcagggtccttgggAGGGTCCCTGTGGGGCAAGCAGGGATGTGGAAACCGGAGTAGGAGCCTGACTGTCCCATTCTCCTTGAAGTCTTTTCCCCACAATGCCTCGACACAATTACCATAAAGTGGCTCCCCTGGTGCAGTCCCTGTGTGCCAAGCATGGCATAGAGTACcagtccaagcccctgctctcaGCCTTCGCCGACATTATCTAGTGAGTACCTGAGCCTGGGAAGATGGCTGGGGGGGCCAGGGGGGCAAGCCATGGGGTTGGTGATGTGTGGGGTGGGAGCAAAAGGCAGGTTTCCCAATCCTCTGGAATGGAGGCCACCAAGACAGGCAGGTGCTGTATTGGTCTTGCGGTTGTGGCCCAACCTATTTCTCAGAagcaaaggggagaaagagggcCATATGCCATGGAGATCGGTCTCCATTCCTCTCTGAGAGCCTCACTACTCCATGTCTGTAGGGTGGTTTGGCTTTTGGGCTTGGCTATGCTCTCTCACTTCCTGCTCCTATCTTGCCCCCACAGCTCACTGAAGGAGTCTGGGCAGCTCTGGCTAGATGCCTATCTTCACCAGTAAcaacagcccccacccccatctgtaAGAGATGCCTATCTTCACCTATAACAccagcctgaaaaaaaataataataaaaaaaataaaaacaaacaaacaaaaaaaccaaaaacaaacaaacaaaacaaaacaaaacaaaacacaccagcCTGTCTGGAAGAGGCGTTTCGGGCACCAAAACAGAGGGTAGTTTGAAGGACAATGCCACTGCAATTCTAATActcagaggtgggggtgggtttGAGGAGGTAATAGCTCAACTCAAACCCTTCCCCTTTATCTTCTAGGCACAGATCTAAGACCCAAGGGGCTAGGGGGACACACAGCCCCCTAGAGGGGGAGGGATGGAACTACTGGGGCAGAGATGTGCGAgtttagtttcctttttctaGTTTGGCAGATGCAGATGGTTggtgaggaaagggaggggaTCTACCCAGCCCAAAAATCAGTAAGAGATTTAGCATTAAAATTCCAGCCAGGAAAGGGGTGAGCCCATCTCACTGGTGTGCTTCTCAGTGCCTTCTACACCCTCCACTATCTGAGGAGATAAGAGTGGCTGAACCTTCTGAGTAAGATTTCTATCCTCTTTGAAGCCTGGCATAGTACactgcctgggaggctcagctcaCTCTAGGGCTAGGTGGGACCTAGGTCTGCCTCTAGCTCCTGGAGAAGCAATTTTCCCACTTCTAGTAGCAGTTAGAGTAAAGCCAGGATTGCAGTGCTAGAGACCTCTGACTTTGAAGGATCTTGGCACTACCGATTTTGAACTTATGTTCCATCCAGGGCACCGAGAGAGCATTTAGGTCCTAGGTCTTGCAAAAATAGCAAGAAGAGTGCCTGGCTTTGGGTCACCTCTTGTAAGCACCACCCAAGGAATAAGACATTCGTAGGATGAGGAGTCCACTTCTTGA
The Canis lupus familiaris isolate Mischka breed German Shepherd chromosome 18, alternate assembly UU_Cfam_GSD_1.0, whole genome shotgun sequence genome window above contains:
- the LOC119877252 gene encoding acyl-CoA (8-3)-desaturase-like; translation: MAGGQHHARGCPLGADPPLCCSHLPPASISFPVGPPALLPLYFQWYIFYFVIQRKKWVDLAWMMTFYARIFLTYVPFLGLKGVLGLFFMVRFLESIWFVWVTQMNHIPMHIDYDRNMDWVSTQLRATCNVHRSAFNDWFSGHLNFQIEHHLFPTMPRHNYHKVAPLVQSLCAKHGIEYQSKPLLSAFADIIYSLKESGQLWLDAYLHQ
- the LOC119877251 gene encoding acyl-CoA (8-3)-desaturase-like, which gives rise to MAGGQHHARGCPLGADPPLCCSHLPPASISFPVGPPALLPLYFQWYIFYFVIQRKKWVDLAWMMTFYARIFLTYVPFLGLKGVLGLFFMVRFLESIWFVWVTQMNHIPMHIDYDRNMDWVSTQLRATCNVHRSAFNDWFSGHLNFQIEHHLFPTMPRHNYHKVAPLVQSLCAKHGIEYQSKPLLSAFADIIYSLKESGQLWLDAYLHQ